A DNA window from Piliocolobus tephrosceles isolate RC106 chromosome 9, ASM277652v3, whole genome shotgun sequence contains the following coding sequences:
- the LOC111529797 gene encoding olfactory receptor 13A1, whose product MKLWMEIHLIFPETPSSPRTMSNQTLVIEFILQGFSEHPEYRVLLFSCFLFLYSGALTGNVLIILAITFNPGLHTPMYIFLFNLATMDIICTSSIMPKVLAGLVWEDSTISYVGCMTQLYFLTWAASSELLLLTVMAYDRYAAICHPLHYSSMMGKAFCSGLATAVWLLCAVNTAIHMGLMLRLDFCGPNVITHFFCEVPPLLLLSCSSTYINSVMIVLADAFYGIVNFLMTIASYGFIISSVLKVQTAAGRQKAFSTCSSHLTVVCMYYTAVFYAYISPVSGYSAGKSKLAGLLYTVLSPTLNPLIYTLRNKEVKAALRKLFPFFRN is encoded by the coding sequence ATGAAGCTGTGGATGGAGATTCACCTGATATTCCCAGAAACCCCTTCCAGCCCAAGGACCATGAGTAACCAGACATTGGTAATCGAGTTTATCCTGCAGGGTTTTTCAGAGCACCCAGAATACCGGGTACTCTTATTCAGCTGTTTCCTCTTCCTCTACTCTGGAGCCCTCACAGGTAATGTCCTCATCATCTTGGCCATCACCTTCAACCCTGGGCTCCACACCCCTATGTACATTTTCCTGTTCAATTTGGCTACTATGGACATTATCTGCACCTCTTCCATCATGCCCAAGGTGCTGGCGGGTCTGGTGTGGGAGGACAGCACCATCTCTTATGTGGGCTGCATGACCCAGCTCTATTTCCTCACGTGGGCTGCATCCTCAGAGCTGCTCCTCCTCACAGTCATGGCCTATGACCGGTACGCAGCCATCTGCCACCCGCTGCATTACAGCAGCATGATGGGCAAGGCGTTCTGCAGCGGGCTGGCCACAGCCGTGTGGCTGCTCTGCGCTGTCAACACGGCCATCCACATGGGGCTGATGCTGCGCTTGGATTTCTGTGGCCCCAATGTCATTACCCATTTCTTCTGCGAGGTGCCTCCGCTGCTGCTTCTCTCCTGCAGCTCCACCTACATCAACAGTGTCATGATTGTCCTGGCGGACGCTTTCTATGGCATAGTGAACTTCCTGATGACCATCGCGTCCTATGGCTTCATCATCTCCAGCGTCTTGAAGGTGCAGACTGCAGCGGGGAGGCAGAAAGCCTTCTCCACCTGCTCTTCCCACCTCACCGTGGTGTGTATGTATTACACTGCTGTCTTCTACGCCTACATAAGCCCAGTCTCCGGCTACAGCGCGGGGAAGAGCAAGTTGGCTGGCCTGCTATACACTGTGCTGAGTCCTACCCTCAACCCCCTCATCTATACTTTGAGAAACAAGGAGGTCAAAGCAGCCCTCAGGAAGCTTTTCCCTTTCTTTAGAAATTAA